In the Hordeum vulgare subsp. vulgare chromosome 7H, MorexV3_pseudomolecules_assembly, whole genome shotgun sequence genome, one interval contains:
- the LOC123408475 gene encoding LOW QUALITY PROTEIN: probable plastidic glucose transporter 3 (The sequence of the model RefSeq protein was modified relative to this genomic sequence to represent the inferred CDS: deleted 1 base in 1 codon; substituted 1 base at 1 genomic stop codon), with protein MYSNEEEVVTYIARMIPVLGVSFFIDGIHTSLSVLYDLLDSLWRDAGLVVSICLGGAFVACLFSGSVADGIGRRRAFQLSALPMIMGAALSCPWFNSSQEQICAKGQLFLLTRITATGCSTTTTSTTALTKLSAADTEEQACLLQTCMTGGEGAATASFTHQAADTEEQARLLQSLXRSFTFRAWLFAQSGGHYYDPLTDSSS; from the exons ATGTACAGCAACGAGGAGGAAGTGGTGACTTATATTGCCAGGATGATACCTGTCCTCGGGGTTTCTTTCTTCATAGATGGAATCCACACTTCCCTTTCAG TTCTTTACGATCTCCTGGATTCACTGTGGAGGGATGCAGGGCTCGTGGTCAGCATATGCCTGGGGGGAGCGTTCGTCGCATGCCTGTTCAGCGGCTCCGTCGCCGACGGAATCGGCCGGCGCCGCGCTTTTCAGCTCAGCGCGCTACCCATGATCATGGGAGCCGCCTTAAG CTGCCCCTGGTTCAATTCCTCCCAAGAGCAGATCTGCGCCAAAGGGCAACTTTTCTTGCTCACGCGGATAACGGCCACTGGCTGCTCCACAACAACGACAAGCACGACGGCCTTGACGAAGTTGTCCGCCGCCGACACCGAAGAGCAAGCATGCCTTCTCCAAACTTGCAtgacgggaggggagggggcggccacTGCATCCTTCACACACCAAGCCGCCGACACCGAAGAGCAG GCCCGCCTTCTCCAGAGTTTGTAAAGAAGCTTTACGTTCAGGGCATGGTTGTTTGCACAGAGTGGCGGACACTACTATGATCCTTTGACAGATAGTTCTTCATAA